A genome region from Streptomyces xanthophaeus includes the following:
- a CDS encoding NADH-quinone oxidoreductase subunit NuoF family protein: MSGEPRPSLGCVGAPRLLAGLDQAARLDRVAHLTTHGQMPRYRPEELVDLAENIDLRGRGGAGFPFAKKLRSVMRSARAGDGQTAVVVNGSEGEPSCLKDTALLLHTPHLVLDGALLAAAALNSEDVVVGVTRRDVEQSLREAVAERGPAGRRVQVTLLPERFVTGESTAHVNGLNGGPTLPSGQKVRTSDRGLNGVPTLFSNTETFAQLAVAARLGALDFRATGLPSEPGTIMLTVAGNTVVETPSGAALSYILELCGTDPGQGVLVGGFHGKWLTPANARAAEISRESLDRLGARLGAGAVMPLPMDTCPAGEVARVTRWLAKESAGQCGPCVRGLPAIADVLDDAIRGGGKPALEMLELRMKAVLKRGACSHPDGTSNFVASALRTFPDEFRDHALGSGCGRRVLGALPLYEDDESPERLLVDWTLCRGHGLCVDVLPDVVRLDLDGFPAEASMAVPRAQRQKALRAVRRCPALALRIQD, encoded by the coding sequence GTGAGCGGTGAGCCGCGCCCCAGCCTCGGCTGCGTGGGCGCTCCCCGGCTGCTGGCCGGGCTCGACCAGGCCGCGCGGCTCGACCGCGTGGCCCATCTGACGACACACGGCCAGATGCCCCGCTACCGGCCGGAGGAGCTCGTCGACCTCGCCGAGAACATCGACCTCCGCGGGCGCGGCGGCGCGGGCTTCCCGTTCGCCAAGAAACTGCGCTCCGTGATGCGGTCGGCCCGCGCCGGGGACGGACAGACCGCCGTCGTCGTCAACGGCAGTGAGGGCGAGCCGAGTTGCCTCAAGGACACCGCGCTGCTGCTGCACACCCCCCATCTGGTGCTCGACGGGGCCCTGCTGGCCGCCGCCGCGCTGAACTCCGAGGACGTCGTGGTGGGCGTCACCCGGAGGGACGTGGAGCAGTCACTGCGGGAGGCCGTCGCGGAACGCGGCCCGGCAGGACGCCGGGTGCAGGTCACGCTGCTCCCCGAGCGCTTCGTGACCGGCGAGAGCACGGCGCACGTGAACGGCCTCAACGGCGGGCCGACGCTGCCGTCCGGCCAGAAGGTGCGCACCAGCGACCGGGGCCTGAACGGCGTGCCCACCCTGTTCTCCAACACCGAGACCTTCGCCCAGCTGGCCGTCGCCGCCCGGCTCGGCGCGCTGGACTTCCGTGCGACCGGCCTGCCCAGCGAGCCGGGCACCATCATGCTGACGGTCGCGGGCAACACGGTCGTCGAGACGCCGAGCGGAGCCGCGCTCTCCTACATCCTGGAACTGTGCGGCACCGATCCGGGCCAGGGCGTCCTGGTCGGCGGGTTTCACGGCAAATGGCTCACTCCGGCAAACGCACGTGCGGCCGAGATATCGCGCGAGTCCCTCGACCGGCTCGGCGCACGGCTGGGGGCGGGGGCGGTGATGCCGCTGCCCATGGACACCTGCCCGGCCGGCGAAGTGGCACGCGTGACCCGTTGGCTGGCCAAGGAGTCGGCCGGCCAGTGCGGCCCCTGCGTACGCGGGCTGCCCGCCATCGCCGACGTACTGGACGACGCCATCCGGGGCGGGGGCAAACCCGCCCTGGAGATGCTGGAGCTCCGGATGAAGGCGGTGCTGAAACGCGGCGCGTGCAGCCATCCGGACGGCACCTCGAACTTCGTCGCCTCGGCGCTCAGGACCTTCCCGGACGAGTTCCGCGACCATGCGCTCGGCAGCGGCTGCGGCAGACGGGTGCTGGGCGCCCTTCCGCTGTACGAGGACGACGAGAGCCCGGAGCGGCTCCTGGTCGACTGGACCCTCTGCAGGGGCCACGGGCTGTGCGTGGACGTCCTGCCCGATGTGGTCCGCCTGGACCTGGACGGCTTCCCGGCGGAGGCGTCCATGGCCGTACCCCGCGCGCAGCGCCAGAAGGCGCTGCGCGCGGTACGGCGCTGCCCGGCCCTCGCGCTGCGCATCCAGGACTGA
- a CDS encoding SCO0930 family lipoprotein codes for MPRVQCWRDLTNSRGYPLPTLPAPYQLPGARKRGTEPEGEIVKIKRREIFAGSAVAVLMLTTAACGSSDNYGGKAPAVQPVGDSKQAGSGYGDPYGSGSGAAPAGAAGKSGPAGQLKVSEVQGLGPGVTDSEGFTLYRFDKDTPKPPKSNCEGDCAAAWPAVSADDASVSAGIDAALLGSVERADGTKQLTLAGWPVYRYSKDAKAGDALGEGVGGTWHVLGPGGKPAGASKGAGAGAEKEKEEKADTAAKGGELTAVQNPQLGTLVEDGEGKTLYRFDKDSAWPMKIGCVDACTDTWKPAKPVDKEKVNGIAPELIGKVKRPDGSEQLTIDCWPVYTFTGDKEPGDTTGHNNKGLWFAITDKGKKAKVVG; via the coding sequence ATGCCCCGGGTTCAATGTTGGCGCGATCTGACAAATTCCCGGGGATATCCGCTTCCAACCCTCCCGGCCCCGTATCAATTACCGGGGGCAAGGAAACGCGGAACCGAACCTGAAGGAGAGATCGTGAAGATTAAGCGTCGTGAGATATTCGCCGGGTCAGCGGTCGCGGTACTGATGTTGACAACAGCCGCATGCGGAAGCTCCGACAATTACGGGGGAAAGGCGCCGGCAGTCCAGCCGGTGGGTGACAGCAAACAGGCCGGATCCGGCTACGGCGACCCGTACGGAAGCGGTTCGGGGGCCGCCCCGGCGGGCGCCGCCGGCAAGAGCGGCCCGGCCGGACAGCTGAAGGTGAGCGAGGTCCAGGGCCTGGGACCCGGGGTCACCGACAGCGAGGGCTTCACGCTCTACCGGTTCGACAAGGACACGCCGAAGCCGCCCAAGTCCAACTGCGAGGGGGACTGCGCCGCGGCCTGGCCCGCGGTGTCCGCGGACGACGCCTCGGTCAGCGCGGGAATCGACGCGGCCCTCCTCGGCTCCGTCGAACGGGCCGACGGCACCAAGCAGCTCACGCTCGCCGGATGGCCCGTGTACCGCTACTCCAAGGACGCCAAGGCGGGCGACGCGCTCGGCGAGGGCGTCGGCGGCACCTGGCACGTACTGGGCCCGGGCGGCAAGCCGGCCGGGGCGAGCAAGGGCGCGGGCGCCGGGGCGGAGAAGGAGAAGGAGGAGAAGGCCGACACGGCGGCGAAGGGCGGCGAACTCACCGCCGTGCAGAACCCCCAGCTCGGGACCCTCGTCGAGGACGGGGAGGGCAAGACGCTCTACCGGTTCGACAAGGACAGCGCCTGGCCGATGAAGATCGGCTGCGTGGATGCCTGCACGGACACCTGGAAGCCGGCCAAGCCGGTCGACAAGGAAAAGGTAAACGGAATCGCCCCCGAATTGATTGGAAAGGTGAAGCGGCCCGACGGTAGCGAGCAATTGACGATCGACTGCTGGCCGGTCTACACCTTCACCGGTGACAAGGAACCCGGTGACACCACCGGGCACAACAACAAGGGTCTCTGGTTCGCCATCACCGACAAGGGCAAGAAAGCGAAGGTTGTCGGCTAG
- a CDS encoding alpha/beta hydrolase, which translates to MRLKRLAPLLAAAGLIATTVPLLSAAQASAAPAADHLRQKPAWHRCSPEQPASYECATLKVPLDHRRPDGRTIDLAISRIKSENPAKRHGALLLNPGGPGGPGLDLPLLMAPAMPKDVRESYDLIGFDPRGVGASSPITCGLTDTEQNFNRAYRPETFGSDVTWARTVADKCREKAGSVLPYITTRNTARDMDTIRAVLGERKLSYLGYSYGTYLGAVYSQMFPDRTDRFVLDSGVDPQRIWRGMIQVWATEAEPAFARWTQWAAQRSAEYGLGDTPKAVSETFWELVARADKEPFEFEGMKVDGDVIRSTRGVFFYPAQASPMVVALKAAAEGRPLPAGTTPAELKGLLTGGAMAEPASDNSTAVFWAVACGDTGSWPRYTEQYERDAVKDKAEYPLYGDFASNIKPCAFWDRPVEAATPMHKKANVLTVQNEWDSQTPLVSGQGLHKALKGSRMVLAAGGEGHGVYLSDPTSCANALVSAYLVTGKLPAQDVTCQNPPAAAERRETAAPAKRLPFPSSPGRF; encoded by the coding sequence GTGCGCCTGAAACGCCTCGCACCGCTGCTCGCCGCCGCCGGACTCATCGCGACCACCGTGCCCCTGCTGTCCGCGGCCCAGGCCTCCGCCGCCCCGGCCGCCGACCACCTTCGGCAGAAACCCGCCTGGCACCGCTGCAGCCCCGAGCAGCCGGCCTCGTACGAGTGCGCGACGCTCAAGGTCCCGCTCGACCACCGGCGTCCCGACGGGCGCACGATCGACCTCGCCATATCCCGGATCAAGAGCGAGAACCCGGCCAAGCGGCACGGCGCCCTGCTGCTGAACCCCGGCGGCCCGGGCGGTCCCGGCCTCGACCTGCCGCTGCTGATGGCCCCGGCGATGCCGAAGGACGTACGGGAGAGCTACGACCTCATCGGCTTCGACCCGCGCGGGGTGGGCGCCAGCAGCCCGATCACCTGCGGACTGACCGACACCGAGCAGAACTTCAACCGCGCCTACCGTCCCGAGACCTTCGGCTCCGACGTGACCTGGGCGCGCACCGTCGCCGACAAGTGCCGCGAGAAGGCCGGTTCGGTGCTTCCGTACATCACCACCCGCAACACGGCGCGGGACATGGACACGATCCGTGCGGTCCTCGGCGAGCGCAAGCTCTCCTACCTGGGCTACTCGTACGGGACCTACCTCGGCGCGGTCTACTCGCAGATGTTCCCGGACCGCACGGACCGCTTCGTCCTCGACAGCGGCGTGGACCCGCAGCGGATCTGGCGCGGCATGATCCAGGTCTGGGCCACCGAGGCCGAGCCCGCCTTCGCGCGGTGGACGCAGTGGGCGGCGCAGCGGTCGGCGGAGTACGGACTGGGCGACACCCCGAAGGCCGTGTCCGAGACGTTCTGGGAACTGGTGGCGCGCGCCGACAAGGAGCCGTTCGAGTTCGAGGGCATGAAGGTCGACGGGGACGTGATCCGCTCCACGCGCGGGGTGTTCTTCTACCCGGCGCAAGCCTCCCCGATGGTCGTGGCCCTGAAGGCCGCGGCCGAGGGCAGGCCGCTGCCCGCGGGCACGACCCCGGCCGAGCTCAAGGGGCTGCTGACGGGCGGCGCGATGGCCGAGCCCGCCTCGGACAACAGCACCGCCGTGTTCTGGGCCGTGGCGTGCGGGGACACCGGCAGCTGGCCGCGCTACACCGAGCAGTACGAGCGCGACGCGGTGAAGGACAAGGCCGAGTACCCCCTGTACGGGGACTTCGCGTCCAACATCAAGCCGTGCGCGTTCTGGGACCGGCCGGTCGAGGCGGCCACGCCGATGCACAAGAAGGCGAACGTGCTGACGGTGCAGAACGAGTGGGACTCCCAGACCCCGCTGGTGAGCGGCCAGGGCCTGCACAAGGCCCTCAAGGGCTCGCGGATGGTGCTGGCGGCGGGCGGTGAGGGCCACGGCGTGTACCTGTCCGACCCCACCTCCTGCGCCAACGCCCTGGTGAGCGCGTACCTGGTCACGGGCAAGCTGCCCGCCCAGGACGTGACCTGCCAGAACCCGCCGGCCGCTGCCGAGCGGCGCGAAACGGCGGCGCCCGCGAAGCGGCTGCCGTTCCCGTCCTCCCCCGGCCGGTTCTGA
- a CDS encoding SRPBCC family protein, protein MSGQFEASVEIDRPVEAVFAYLADGRHDPEFSPRVQEITKTPDGPTALGTVFRSTVKDAGMKTGREFRIVGLEPPHLIRWTEQSRNLVTAEGGYDLESLPGGRTRVRIFNTLEGHGLGKLLVGLAVGAARKDAPDFGRRIKAAAEASIAP, encoded by the coding sequence ATGTCCGGACAGTTCGAGGCCAGTGTCGAGATCGACCGACCGGTGGAGGCGGTGTTCGCCTACCTCGCGGACGGGCGGCACGACCCCGAGTTCAGCCCGCGCGTCCAGGAGATCACCAAGACCCCGGACGGCCCCACGGCCCTCGGCACGGTCTTCCGGAGCACGGTCAAGGACGCCGGGATGAAGACCGGCCGTGAGTTCCGCATCGTCGGCCTGGAACCGCCGCACCTGATCCGCTGGACGGAGCAGAGTCGCAACCTCGTCACGGCGGAGGGCGGCTACGACCTCGAATCGCTCCCCGGCGGCCGCACCCGCGTCCGCATCTTCAACACCCTCGAAGGCCACGGCCTCGGCAAGCTGCTCGTCGGCCTCGCGGTCGGTGCGGCCCGCAAGGACGCCCCCGACTTCGGCCGCCGCATCAAGGCGGCCGCCGAGGCGTCCATCGCTCCCTGA
- a CDS encoding MFS transporter: MGPARRPAGTGERDISAKSRAYDAIPPLRRNRDFAVFWLGQALSVLGGSVSMLALPLLVLDATGSIVQMGLVTVVSAATAIGTGVFAGYVVDRADRRRLMIVCDLARAVLLGAVPLVWWVAGPQIWLLYVLTALTSVLSTLFDVAYVTAIPNLVRTEDLTAANGRLMGTFALGSLLGPVVAGFLTAGVGAEWALALDGATFLVSAASLGWVRFTARPAGEGADRAGDRATDKAGAGVFREMFVVGFRFLWSHPLLRPLTVGLTLLTFVTMGAGDLLIYRVQHDLGRDAATLGYVIAVGGAGSVAAALSAGRLRRLLGFGTCWLASVAMIAVGVTVTGVSRSVPVIAVLSAVNMFGMTLGGICSMTLRQEVTPDHLLGRVTSAFWTVHNASGPVGAAVLTLLAARHGVPAVSLAGGALCLLILGGGLLTPLRGSRAGAAPAGPVAPDQEPAAEPSARA, translated from the coding sequence ATCGGCCCAGCAAGGCGGCCGGCGGGAACGGGGGAGCGGGACATCTCGGCGAAATCCAGGGCTTACGATGCGATACCGCCGCTGCGGCGGAACAGGGACTTCGCCGTCTTCTGGCTCGGCCAGGCGCTGTCGGTGCTCGGCGGCTCCGTCTCGATGCTCGCCCTTCCTCTGCTCGTCCTCGACGCCACCGGATCCATCGTCCAGATGGGCCTGGTCACGGTCGTCTCCGCCGCCACCGCCATCGGCACGGGGGTCTTCGCCGGGTATGTGGTGGACCGGGCGGACCGCCGCAGGCTCATGATCGTCTGCGATCTGGCGCGAGCCGTGCTGCTCGGCGCGGTCCCGCTCGTCTGGTGGGTCGCCGGGCCGCAGATCTGGCTGCTGTACGTGCTGACCGCACTCACCTCCGTACTGAGCACGCTGTTCGACGTCGCGTACGTGACGGCCATCCCCAATCTGGTGCGTACAGAGGACCTCACGGCCGCCAACGGACGGCTGATGGGCACCTTCGCCCTCGGGAGCCTGCTCGGGCCGGTGGTGGCCGGCTTCCTGACGGCCGGAGTGGGCGCGGAGTGGGCACTGGCCCTGGACGGGGCGACCTTCCTGGTCTCCGCCGCGAGCCTGGGGTGGGTGCGGTTCACCGCGCGCCCGGCCGGGGAAGGCGCGGACAGGGCGGGGGACAGGGCGACGGACAAGGCCGGGGCCGGGGTGTTCCGGGAGATGTTCGTGGTCGGCTTCCGCTTCCTGTGGAGCCACCCGCTGCTGCGCCCGCTCACCGTAGGGCTCACCCTGCTGACCTTCGTCACCATGGGCGCCGGCGACCTGCTGATCTACCGGGTCCAGCACGACCTCGGCCGGGACGCGGCCACCCTCGGCTACGTGATCGCCGTCGGCGGGGCCGGGTCGGTCGCCGCGGCCCTGAGCGCGGGGCGCCTGCGCCGGCTCCTCGGTTTCGGCACGTGCTGGCTCGCCTCGGTCGCGATGATCGCCGTCGGAGTGACGGTGACGGGCGTCAGCCGCAGCGTGCCGGTGATCGCCGTGCTGAGCGCCGTCAACATGTTCGGGATGACCCTGGGCGGGATCTGCAGCATGACCCTGCGCCAGGAGGTGACCCCGGACCACCTGCTCGGCCGGGTCACGTCCGCCTTCTGGACCGTGCACAACGCCTCGGGCCCGGTGGGAGCGGCCGTGCTCACCCTGCTGGCCGCCCGGCACGGGGTCCCGGCGGTCAGTCTGGCGGGCGGGGCGCTGTGCCTGCTGATCCTCGGCGGCGGGCTGCTGACACCGCTGCGCGGCAGCCGCGCGGGCGCTGCGCCGGCCGGGCCCGTCGCCCCGGACCAGGAGCCGGCCGCCGAGCCGTCGGCGCGCGCGTAG
- a CDS encoding PaaI family thioesterase, with amino-acid sequence MTISPADADKILTDNFAPWVLALGLTVQETGERHAVLRLPWSDELARDGGGLSGQAMMAAADTATVIAISAARGTYGPMTTVQQSTSFQRPVVGADVLIHVRVTKLGKRMAFADITLTPEGAEDPAATASTVYALLG; translated from the coding sequence GTGACGATCTCACCGGCAGACGCAGACAAGATCCTTACCGACAACTTCGCCCCCTGGGTGCTCGCCCTCGGACTGACCGTCCAGGAGACCGGGGAGCGGCATGCCGTACTGCGGCTGCCCTGGTCCGACGAACTGGCCCGGGACGGCGGCGGTCTCTCGGGCCAGGCCATGATGGCGGCCGCCGACACGGCCACCGTCATCGCGATCTCCGCCGCCCGCGGCACCTACGGGCCGATGACCACCGTCCAGCAGTCCACCAGCTTCCAGCGGCCGGTGGTCGGAGCCGACGTACTGATCCACGTACGGGTGACCAAGCTCGGGAAGCGGATGGCCTTCGCCGACATCACCCTGACCCCCGAAGGCGCCGAAGACCCGGCGGCCACGGCCTCCACGGTGTACGCCCTGCTCGGCTAG
- a CDS encoding NADPH-dependent 2,4-dienoyl-CoA reductase, translating to MSSQSRYPHLLSPLDLGFTTLPNRVIMGSMHTGLEEHQGGFERLAAFYAERARGGAGLIVTGGISPNDAGRPFEGGSRLTTEEEAAEHRVITEAVHAEGGKIAMQILHFGRYAYHKDLVAPSAIQAPISPFVPNELTDIEVERTVEDFVRAARLAKLAGYDGVEIMGSEGYLVNEFIAAATNKRTDRWGGAYENRVRFPLEIVRRTRAAVGEDFILIYRLSMLDLIPGGSTLDEVVHLAKEIEAAGATIINTGIGWHEARIPTIATSVPRGAYTWVTKRLMGAVSVPLVTSNRINTPEIAEELLADGRADLVSLARPFLADADFVAKAAAGRSETINTCIGCNQACLDHTFSGKITSCLVNPRACHETELVLSPTRTRKRVAVVGAGPAGLACSVSAAGRGHAVTLFEASGHIGGQLDVARRIPGKEEFEETIRYFGTQLVESGVEVRLNTRADVETLQGYDEVVIATGVTPRTPDIEGVDHANVVSYLDVLRDGAPVGERVAVVGAGGIGFDVAEFLTDSGEGASQDPDVYFRHWGVDTTYAGPGGLTAPERPASPRQVHLLQRKATKVGAGLGTTTGWIHRAELKHRGVVSVAGATYDRIDDQGLHITVGGEQHLVPADTVVLCTGQEPRRDLYEALRAAGVEAHLIGGADVAAELDAKRAIRQGTELAAGL from the coding sequence ATGAGTTCCCAGAGCCGGTACCCGCACCTGCTGAGCCCCCTGGACCTCGGCTTCACCACCCTGCCGAACCGCGTGATCATGGGCTCGATGCACACCGGCCTCGAAGAGCACCAGGGCGGCTTCGAGCGGCTCGCCGCCTTCTACGCCGAGCGCGCCCGCGGCGGCGCCGGCCTGATCGTCACCGGCGGCATCTCCCCGAACGACGCCGGCCGCCCCTTCGAGGGAGGCTCCCGCCTCACCACCGAGGAGGAGGCCGCCGAGCACCGGGTGATCACCGAGGCCGTGCACGCCGAGGGCGGGAAGATCGCGATGCAGATCCTCCACTTCGGCCGCTACGCCTACCACAAGGACCTGGTGGCCCCCAGCGCCATCCAGGCCCCCATCAGCCCCTTCGTCCCGAACGAGCTCACCGACATCGAGGTCGAGCGCACCGTCGAGGACTTCGTCCGCGCCGCCCGCCTCGCCAAGCTCGCGGGCTACGACGGCGTCGAGATCATGGGCTCCGAGGGCTACCTGGTCAACGAGTTCATCGCCGCCGCGACGAACAAGCGCACCGACCGCTGGGGCGGCGCCTACGAGAACCGCGTCCGCTTCCCGCTGGAGATCGTCCGGCGCACCCGCGCGGCCGTCGGCGAGGACTTCATCCTCATCTACCGCCTCTCCATGCTCGACCTCATCCCCGGCGGCTCCACCCTCGACGAGGTCGTCCACCTCGCCAAGGAGATCGAGGCGGCCGGCGCCACCATCATCAACACCGGCATCGGCTGGCACGAGGCCCGCATCCCCACCATCGCCACCTCCGTCCCGCGCGGCGCCTACACCTGGGTCACCAAGCGGCTGATGGGCGCGGTGTCCGTCCCCCTCGTCACCAGCAACCGCATCAACACCCCGGAGATCGCCGAGGAGCTGCTCGCCGACGGCCGCGCCGACCTGGTCTCCCTGGCCCGCCCCTTCCTGGCCGACGCCGACTTCGTCGCCAAGGCCGCGGCCGGCCGCTCCGAGACCATCAACACCTGCATCGGCTGCAACCAGGCCTGCCTCGACCACACCTTCAGCGGCAAGATCACCAGCTGCCTGGTCAACCCGCGCGCCTGCCACGAGACCGAGCTCGTCCTGTCCCCGACGCGGACCAGGAAGCGCGTTGCCGTCGTCGGAGCCGGTCCCGCCGGTCTCGCCTGCTCGGTCTCCGCCGCCGGCCGCGGCCACGCCGTCACCCTCTTCGAAGCCTCCGGCCACATCGGCGGCCAGCTCGACGTCGCCCGCCGCATCCCCGGCAAGGAGGAGTTCGAGGAGACCATCCGCTACTTCGGCACCCAGCTCGTCGAGTCCGGCGTCGAGGTCCGCCTGAACACCCGCGCCGACGTGGAGACCCTCCAGGGCTACGACGAGGTCGTCATCGCCACCGGCGTCACCCCGCGCACCCCCGACATCGAGGGCGTCGACCACGCCAACGTCGTCAGCTACCTCGACGTGCTGCGCGACGGAGCCCCCGTCGGCGAGCGCGTCGCCGTCGTCGGCGCCGGCGGCATCGGCTTCGACGTCGCCGAGTTCCTCACCGACAGCGGCGAGGGCGCCTCCCAGGACCCCGACGTCTACTTCCGCCACTGGGGCGTGGACACCACGTACGCCGGCCCCGGCGGGCTCACCGCCCCCGAGCGCCCCGCATCGCCGCGCCAGGTCCACCTTCTCCAGCGCAAGGCCACCAAGGTCGGCGCGGGCCTCGGCACCACCACCGGGTGGATCCACCGTGCGGAGCTCAAGCACCGGGGCGTCGTCTCGGTCGCGGGGGCCACGTACGACCGCATCGACGACCAGGGCCTGCACATCACCGTCGGCGGAGAACAGCACCTCGTGCCCGCCGACACGGTGGTCCTGTGCACGGGCCAGGAGCCGCGCCGCGACCTGTACGAGGCCCTGCGCGCGGCGGGCGTCGAAGCCCACCTGATCGGCGGCGCCGACGTGGCGGCCGAGCTCGACGCCAAGCGGGCCATCCGGCAGGGAACGGAACTGGCCGCCGGCCTCTGA